One Mauremys mutica isolate MM-2020 ecotype Southern chromosome 9, ASM2049712v1, whole genome shotgun sequence DNA segment encodes these proteins:
- the LOC123377688 gene encoding G-protein coupled receptor 12-like, with product MLHNPAAAAAAMEEQLRQQQQQLRVLLNASSRPFPSSSIWPSNASASEPVTAAGGGGQAAGGGGGGGGGAVSPWDIALCATGTAVACENALVLAVLFYTPSLRAPMFLLIGSLALADLLAGLGLVVNFTVQYLLQPPNAAVALSAAGLLLTAFSASVCSLLAITVDRYLSLYNALTYHTERTLSFTCAMLLLMWLLCLGVGLLPLLGWNCLRDQAACSVLRPVTKDNAAVLAVTFLLLFALMLQLYLQICRIAFRHAQQIAVQHQFIATAQATSTRKGLSTLSFILGTFALCWIPFAIYSLVADSSYPAVYTYSLALPAACNSLINPVIYAFRNPDIQKSLWLACCGCIPSTFSSRPRTSSDV from the coding sequence ATGCTCCACAACCCCGCGGCAGCTGCGGCCGCCATGGAGGAGCAgctgcggcagcagcagcagcagctgcgggTCCTCCTCAACGCCTCCTCCAGGcccttccccagcagcagcatctgGCCGTCCAACGCCTCTGCCTCGGAGCCGGTCACGGCGGCGGGAGGCGGCGGCCAGGCGGCGGgcggcggaggcggcggcggcggcggcgcggtCAGCCCCTGGGACATCGCCCTGTGCGCCACGGGCACGGCGGTGGCCTGCGAGAACGCGCTGGTGCTGGCCGTGCTCTTCTACACGCCCAGCCTGCGCGCCCCCATGTTCCTGCTCATCGGCAGCCTGGCGCTGGCCGACCTGCTGGCCGGCCTGGGGCTCGTCGTCAACTTCACCGTGCAGTACCTGCTGCAGCCGCCCAACGCGGCCGTGGCGCTCAGCGCCGCCGGGCTGCTGCTCACCGCCTTCTCCGCCTCGGTCTGCAGCCTGCTGGCCATCACCGTCGACCGCTACCTGTCGCTGTACAACGCGCTCACCTACCACACGGAGCGCACGCTGAGCTTCACCTGCGCCATGCTGCTGCTCATGTGGCTGCTGTGCCTGGGCGTGGGGCTGCTGCCCCTGCTGGGCTGGAACTGCCTGCGGGACCAGGCCGCCTGCAGCGTGCTGCGCCCGGTGACCAAGGACAACGCGGCGGTGCTGGCGGTCACCTTCCTGCTGCTCTTCGCCCTGATGCTGCAGCTCTACCTGCAGATCTGCCGGATCGCCTTCCGCCACGCGCAGCAGATCGCCGTGCAGCACCAGTTCATCGCCACGGCGCAGGCCACCTCCACCCGCAAGGGGCTCTCCACCCTCTCCTTCATCCTGGGCACCTTCGCCCTCTGCTGGATCCCCTTCGCCATCTACTCGCTGGTGGCGGATTCCAGCTACCCCGCCGTCTACACCTACTCCCTGGCCCTGCCCGCCGCCTGTAACTCACTCATCAACCCGGTCATTTATGCCTTCAGAAACCCGGACATCCAGAAGTCCCTGTGGCTGGCCTGCTGCGGGTGCATCCCCTCCACCTTCTCCTCCAGACCCAGGACATCCAGTGATGTATAA